A part of Saccharomyces cerevisiae S288C chromosome XIV, complete sequence genomic DNA contains:
- the PDR18 gene encoding ATP-binding cassette multidrug transporter PDR18 (Transporter of the ATP-binding cassette (ABC) family; role in plasma membrane sterol incorporation; implicated in pleiotropic drug resistance; provides resistance to ethanol stress and contributes to a decreased intracellular accumulation of ethanol; the authentic, non-tagged protein is detected in highly purified mitochondria in high-throughput studies): MECVSVEGLDSSFLEGQTFGDILCLPWTIIKGIRERKNRNKMKIILKNVSLLAKSGEMVLVLGRPGAGCTSFLKSAAGETSQFAGGVTTGHISYDGIPQKEMMQHYKPDVIYNGEQDVHFPHLTVKQTLDFAISCKMPAKRVNNVTKEEYITANREFYAKIFGLTHTFDTKVGNDFISGVSGGERKRVSIAEALAAKGSIYCWDNATRGLDSSTALEFARAIRTMTNLLGTTALVTVYQASENIYETFDKVTVLYAGRQIFCGKTTEAKDYFENMGYLCPPRQSTAEYLTAITDPNGLHEIKPGFEYQVPHTADEFEKYWLDSPEYARLKGEIQKYKHEVNTEWTKKTYNESMAQEKSKGTRKKSYYTVSYWEQIRLCTIRGFLRIYGDKSYTVINTCAAIAQAFITGSLFYQAPSSTLGAFSRSGVLFFSLLYYSLMGLANISFEHRPILQKHKVYSLYHPSAEALASTISSFPFRMIGLTFFIIILYFLAGLHRSAGAFFTMYLLLTMCSEAITSLFQMVSSLCDTLSQANSIAGVVMLSIAMYSTYMIQLPSMHPWFKWISYILPIRYAFESMLNAEFHGRHMDCGGTLVPSGPGFENILPENQVCAFVGSRPGQSWVLGDDYLRAQYQYEYKNTWRNFGIMWCFLIGYIVLRAVFTEYKSPVKSGGDALVVKKGTKNAIQRSWSSKNDEENLNASIATQDMKEIASSNDDSTSADFEGLESTGVFIWKNVSFTIPHSSGQRKLLDSVSGYCVPGTLTALIGESGAGKTTLLNTLAQRNVGTITGDMLVDGLPMDASFKRRTGYVQQQDLHVAELTVKESLQFSARMRRPQSIPDAEKMEYVEKIISILEMQEFSEALVGEIGYGLNVEQRKKLSIGVELVGKPDLLLFLDEPTSGLDSQSAWAVVKMLKRLALAGQSILCTIHQPSATLFEQFDRLLLLGKGGQTIYFGEIGKNSSSVIKYFEKNGARKCQQNENPAEYILEAIGAGATASVQQNWPDIWQKSHEYANINEKINDMIKDLSSTTLHKTATRASKYATSYSYQFHHVLKRSSLTFWRNLNYIMAKMMLLMISGLFIGFTFFHVGVNAIGLQNSLFACFMAIVISAPATNQIQERATVAKELYEVRESKSNMFHWSLLLITHYLNELPYHLLFSTIFFVSSYFPLGVFTEASRSSVFYLNYAILFQLYYIGLALMILYMSPNLQSANVIVGFILSFLLSFCGAVQPASLMPGFWTFMWKLSPYTYFLQNLVGLLMHDKPVRCSKKELSLFNPPVGQTCGEFTKPFFEFGTGYIANPDATADCAYCQYKVGDEYLARINASFSYLWRNFGFI, encoded by the coding sequence ATGGAATGCGTTTCAGTAGAAGGTTTggattcttcttttttggaGGGCCAAACCTTTGGCGATATTTTGTGTTTACCATGGACAATTATCAAGGGTATCCGTGAGCGGAAGAATCGCAATAAGATGAAGATCATTTTGAAGAATGTCAGTTTGCTGGCTAAATCAGGAGAGATGGTCCTTGTCCTAGGAAGACCAGGCGCTGGCTGTACATCATTTTTAAAGAGCGCTGCTGGTGAGACCAGTCAGTTTGCAGGTGGTGTAACAACAGGACATATATCGTACGATGGTATCCCTCAGAAAGAAATGATGCAACATTACAAGCCAGATGTAATCTATAATGGTGAGCAAGATGTTCATTTCCCACATTTGACAGTAAAACAAACTCTAGATTTTGCTATTTCCTGTAAGATGCCCGCAAAAAGAGTCAATAATGTAACGAAAGAAGAGTATATTACTGCCAATAGAGAATTCTATgctaaaatttttggtttgACGCATACTTTCGATACCAAAGTTGGTAACGATTTCATCAGCGGTGTATCTGGAGGTGAGCGTAAACGCGTTTCCATTGCTGAAGCATTAGCAGCGAAAGGTTCAATTTACTGCTGGGATAATGCTACAAGAGGTCTTGACTCTTCTACCGCGCTAGAATTTGCACGAGCTATTCGTACTATGACAAATCTGTTAGGTACAACGGCCCTTGTTACGGTTTACCAAGCCAGTGAAAACATTTATGAAACTTTTGATAAAGTCACTGTTCTATACGCTGGAAGACAAATATTTTGCGGCAAAACTACTGAAGCAAAAgattattttgaaaacatgGGTTACTTGTGTCCACCGAGACAATCGACTGCTGAATATTTGACCGCAATTACTGATCCTAATGGTCTGCACGAAATAAAGCCTGGCTTTGAGTATCAAGTACCTCATACCGCTGATGAATTCGAAAAATACTGGCTTGATTCCCCAGAATATGCCCGCCTAAAAGGTGAAATTCAGAAGTACAAACATGAAGTGAATACTGAATGGACCAAAAAAACATACAATGAGTCTATGGCACAAGAAAAGTCGAAAGgtacaagaaaaaaatcttatTATACGGTCTCTTATTGGGAGCAAATTAGACTTTGCACTATTAGAGGTTTTCTAAGGATTTACGGTGATAAGTCATACACCGTTATCAACACATGCGCTGCTATAGCACAGGCTTTTATCACTGGGTCATTGTTCTACCAAGCACCTTCTTCAACTCTAGGGGCCTTTTCTAGAAGTGGCGTTCTGTTTTTTTCCCTCTTATATTATTCTTTGATGGGTTTAGCTAATATTAGTTTCGAGCACAGGCCAATATTGCAAAAACACAAGGTCTATTCACTATATCATCCCTCAGCTGAAGCGTTAGCAAGTacgatttcttcttttccattCAGAATGATTGGTCTAACATTTTTCATAATCATCCTGTACTTCTTAGCCGGTTTGCATAGAAGCGCCGGTGCTTTTTTTACTATGTATTTGTTATTGACAATGTGTTCAGAAGCTATTACAAGTTTGTTTCAGATGGTTTCATCTTTATGCGATACATTGTCCCAGGCCAACTCCATTGCCGGTGTTGTGATGTTATCTATTGCCATGTATTCGACGTACATGATACAATTACCTTCAATGCATCCATGGTTTAAGTGGATTTCGTACATTCTACCCATTAGATATGCATTTGAATCGATGTTAAATGCAGAATTTCATGGAAGACATATGGATTGTGGTGGCACTTTGGTTCCTTCTGGACCTGGGTTTGAAAACATCTTGCCAGAAAATCAAGTGTGTGCTTTTGTTGGTTCAAGGCCTGGCCAATCTTGGGTCCTAGGTGATGATTATTTGAGGGCCCAATATCAATATGAGTACAAAAATACTTGGAGAAACTTCGGCATCATGTGGTGTTTCTTAATTGGCTACATCGTCTTGAGGGCGGTTTTCACTGAGTACAAAAGTCCTGTCAAAAGTGGTGGTGATGCTCTGGTCGTCAAGAAGGGCACAAAGAATGCTATACAAAGATCATGGAGCAGCAAAAATGACGAAGAGAACCTTAATGCCTCTATAGCAACACAGGATATGAAAGAGATAGCTTCAAGTAACGACGATAGCACAAGTGCAGACTTTGAAGGTTTGGAATCTACCGGGGTGTttatttggaaaaatgtttctttcACAATTCCTCATTCTAGCGGACAACGTAAACTTCTGGACAGCGTAAGCGGTTACTGTGTTCCTGGTACTTTGACAGCATTAATAGGTGAGTCCGGCGCTGGTAAGACCACATTATTAAACACTTTGGCTCAAAGGAACGTGGGAACGATTACTGGTGATATGTTAGTTGATGGTCTCCCAATGGACGCTAGTTTCAAAAGGCGTACCGGTTATGTTCAACAGCAAGATCTTCATGTTGCTGAACTTACTGTCAAAGAATCGCTACAATTTAGTGCTCGTATGCGTCGGCCACAGTCTATTCCTGACGCTGAAAAGATGGAatatgttgaaaaaattatatcTATTCTTGAAATGCAGGAGTTCTCAGAAGCTCTTGTCGGCGAAATTGGTTACGGCTTGAATGTTGAacagagaaagaaactatCAATTGGCGTTGAGCTAGTTGGCAAGCCGGATctgttattgtttttggACGAACCGACCTCTGGCTTGGATTCCCAATCCGCGTGGGCCGTCGTCAAAATGTTAAAAAGATTAGCTCTAGCAGGTCAATCAATTTTATGTACTATTCATCAACCATCAGCTACTCTTTTTGAACAGTTTGACAGATTATTGCTTTTGGGAAAAGGCGGTCAAACAATTTATTTTGGTGAAATAGGTAAAAATTCAAGTTCTGTCATTAAGTATTTCGAAAAGAACGGAGCCAGGAAATGtcaacaaaatgaaaatccGGCAGAGTATATTTTAGAAGCCATAGGAGCTGGGGCCACCGCTTCTGTTCAACAGAACTGGCCTGATATATGGCAAAAATCTCACGAGTATGCAAACATTAAcgaaaaaataaatgacaTGATTAAGGACTTATCTTCTACAACTTTGCATAAAACAGCTACAAGGGCCTCTAAGTATGCAACATCGTATTCCTACCAATTCCATCATGTGCTGAAAAGATCCAGTTTAACATTTTGGAGAAACTTGAACTACATCATGGCCAAAATGATGTTATTGATGATCAGTGGCTTGTTCATTGGTTTTACCTTTTTCCATGTGGGTGTAAATGCTATTGGATTACAAAATAGCTTATTTGCCTGTTTCATGGCTATCGTTATATCAGCTCCTGCAACAAACCAAATACAGGAGCGTGCTACCGTTGCTAAGGAGCTATATGAAGTTCGTGAGTCCAAATCTAATATGTTTCATTGGTCTTTACTTTTGATTACCCATTATTTAAATGAATTGCCTTACCatttattgttttcaacaatttttttcgtttcaTCATATTTCCCTCTGGGTGTCTTTACCGAAGCCTCTAGGTCAAGTGTTTTTTATCTGAACTATGCCAtactttttcaactttacTATATTGGTCTTGCTTTAATGATTCTGTACATGTCTCCAAATCTACAATCTGCCAATGTTATTGTAGGTTTTATACTTTCGTTTTTGCTCTCTTTCTGCGGTGCTGTCCAACCTGCCTCTTTAATGCCTGGTTTCTGGACATTCATGTGGAAACTATCCCCTTACACGtattttttgcaaaatttaGTTGGATTATTGATGCATGACAAACCCGTAAGATGTTCAAAGAAAGAGTTGTCTCTTTTCAACCCCCCGGTAGGCCAAACATGTGGTGAATTTACCAAACcgttttttgaatttgggACTGGGTATATTGCAAATCCAGATGCAACAGCAGATTGCGCCTATTGTCAGTACAAAGTAGGTGATGAATACTTGGCGCGCATAAATGCTAGCTTTAGTTACTTATGGAGAAACTTCGGTTTCATTTAG
- a CDS encoding aldose 1-epimerase superfamily protein (Putative aldose 1-epimerase), translating to MSNSNGDNKYGVITIGDEKKFQATIAPLGATLVDLKVNGQSVVQGYSNVQDYLTDGNMMGATVGRYANRIAKGVFSLDDGPHKLTVNNCGNTNHSSISSLNLKQYKASPVENPSKGVYVVEFKLLDDHTQPNPNEFPGDLEVTVKYTLNVAEMTLDMEYQAQLVRGDATPINMTNHSYFNLNKVKSEKSIRGTEVKVCSNKSLEVTEGALLPTGKIIERNIATFDSTKPTVLHEDTPVFDCTFIIDANKDLKTTDSVSVNKLVPVFKAYHPESHIKFEVSTTEPTVHLYTGDNLCGKFVPRSGFAVQQGRYVDAINRDEWRGCVLLKRGEVYTSKTQYKFDI from the coding sequence ATGTCAAATAGTAACGGTGATAATAAGTATGGTGTCATTACAATTGGTGATGAGAAAAAGTTCCAAGCTACCATTGCGCCACTTGGTGCAACTTTGGTAGACCTGAAGGTAAACGGCCAATCAGTCGTTCAAGGTTATTCAAACGTACAAGACTATTTAACAGATGGTAACATGATGGGCGCTACAGTTGGTCGTTATGCCAACCGTATCGCCAAGGGTGTTTTCAGCCTGGATGATGGTCCTCACAAGTTAACTGTTAACAATTGTGGTAACACAAATCACAGCAGTATCAGTTCCTTAAATCTTAAGCAGTACAAGGCGTCCCCTGTTGAGAATCCTTCCAAGGGCGTTTACGTTGTTGAATTTAAATTGTTGGATGATCACACACAGCCCAACCCTAACGAGTTTCCAGGTGACTTGGAAGTCACAGTGAAGTACACTTTGAATGTTGCAGAAATGACTTTAGACATGGAATACCAAGCACAGTTAGTTCGTGGTGATGCTACTCCAATTAATATGACCAACCACTCGTATTTTAACTTGAACAAAGTCAAGAGTGAGAAGTCCATTCGTGGTACAGAAGTTAAGGTCTGCTCGAACAAATCGCTTGAAGTTACAGAGGGGGCATTGCTTCCAACTGGTAAGATCATTGAAAGGAACATTGCTACTTTTGATTCAACTAAGCCCACCGTTTTGCATGAAGATACTCCGGTCTTTGATTGCACTTTCATTATTGACGCTAACAAGGATTTGAAGACTACAGATTCTGTGAGTGTCAACAAATTGGTTCCTGTTTTTAAGGCCTATCATCCCGAATCTCACATCAAATTTGAGGTTTCGACGACAGAACCAACCGTTCATTTGTACACCGGTGATAATTTATGTGGCAAATTTGTGCCAAGGTCTGGATTTGCCGTTCAGCAAGGTAGATACGTTGATGCTATCAACCGTGATGAGTGGAGAGGTTGTGTTCTTCTGAAGCGCGGCGAGGTATACACTTCAAAGACTCAGTACAAATTCGATATTTAG
- the HXT17 gene encoding hexose transporter HXT17 (Putative transmembrane polyol transporter; supports growth on and uptake of mannitol and sorbitol with moderate affinity when overexpressed in a strain deleted for hexose family members; minor hexose transport activity when overexpressed in a similar strain; induced by raffinose and galactose at pH 7.7 versus pH 4.7, repressed by high levels of glucose; HXT17 has a paralog, HXT13, that arose from a segmental duplication) — translation MQSSTESDRDIQDGPDADIHVAPPVEKEWSDGFDDNEVINGDNVEPPKRGLIGYLVIYLLCYPISFGGFLPGWDSGITAGFINMDNFKMNFGSYKHSTGEYYLSNVRMGLLVAMFSIGCAIGGLIFARLADTLGRRLAIVIVVLVYMVGAIIQISSNHKWYQYFVGKIIYGLGAGGCSVLCPMLLSEIAPTDLRGGLVSLYQLNMTFGIFLGYCSVYGTRKYDNTAQWRVPLGLCFLWTLIIIIGMLLVPESPRYLIECERHEEARASIAKINKVSPEDPWVLKQADEINAGVLAQRELGEASWKELFSVKTKVLQRLITGILVQTFLQLTGENYFFFYGTTIFKSVGLTDGFETSIVLGTVNFFSTIIAVMVVDKIGRRKCLLFGAAGMMACMVIFASIGVKCLYPHGQDGPSSKGAGNAMIVFTCFYIFCFATTWAPVAYIVVAESFPSKVKSRAMSISTACNWLWQFLIGFFTPFITGSIHFYYGYVFVGCLVAMFLYVFFFLPETIGLSLEEIQLLYEEGIKPWKSASWVPPSRRGIPSEESKTEKKDWKKFLKFSKGSD, via the coding sequence atgCAATCATCCACTGAAAGTGATAGAGATATTCAGGATGGTCCTGATGCTGATATTCACGTCGCACCACCCGTGGAAAAAGAGTGGTCAGATGGATTTGATGACAACGAAGTCATAAACGGGGATAACGTTGAGCCACCAAAAAGAGGGCTCATAGGTTATCTTGTCATTTACTTATTGTGTTATCCAATATCCTTCGGGGGTTTCCTGCCTGGTTGGGATAGTGGTATCACAGCAGGTTTCATTAACATGGACAACTTTAAAATGAACTTCGGTTCTTACAAGCATAGCACTGGTGAATATTATTTGAGCAACGTGCGTATGGGTCTTCTTGTGGCTATGTTCAGTATTGGATGTGCCATAGGTGGTCTTATTTTTGCCCGTCTTGCTGATACTTTAGGTAGAAGGCTGGCAATTGTAATCGTGGTGTTGGTATATATGGTTGGTGCAATTATTCAGATCAGTTCGAATCACAAATGGTACCAATACTTCGTTGGTAAGATTATCTATGGTCTTGGTGCTGGTGGCTGTTCGGTGTTGTGTCCAATGCTTTTGTCTGAAATAGCTCCTACAGATTTGAGAGGTGGACTTGTCTCATTGTACCAACTTAACATGACCTTCGGTATTTTCTTGGGTTATTGTAGCGTTTATGGTACGAGAAAATACGATAACACTGCACAATGGAGAGTCCCACTTGGGCTTTGCTTTTTATGGACTTTGATTATCATCATTGGTATGTTATTGGTTCCAGAGTCCCCAAGATATCTTATTGAATGTGAGAGACACGAAGAGGCCCGTGCTTCCATTGCCAAAATCAACAAGGTTTCACCAGAGGATCCATGGGTACTCAAACAGGCTGATGAAATCAACGCCGGTGTCCTTGCCCAAAGAGAACTAGGAGAAGCTTCATGGAAAGAACTTTTCTCCGTCAAAACTAAAGTCCTTCAACGTTTGATCACAGGTATTCTTGTGCAAACCTTTTTGCAACTTACTGGTGAAAactactttttcttctacgGAACtaccattttcaaatcagTCGGTCTTACTGATGGGTTTGAGACGTCGATCGTTCTAGGTACAGTGAACTTCTTTTCCACTATTATTGCTGTTATGGTCGTAGACAAAATTGGCCGTCGTAAATGTCTTTTATTTGGTGCAGCTGGGATGATGGCTTGTATGGTCATATTTGCAAGTATCGGGGTGAAATGTCTTTACCCTCATGGCCAGGATGGTCCATCCTCAAAAGGTGCAGGTAATGCCATGATTGTGTTCACTTGCTTCTATATATTTTGCTTTGCAACGACATGGGCTCCTGTTGCTTATATTGTGGTTGCCGAGTCGTTCCCTTCGAAGGTCAAATCTAGGGCCATGTCGATTTCGACTGCATGCAACTGGTTGTGGCAATTTTTGATCGGGTTTTTCACACCATTCATTACTGGGTCTATCCACTTCTATTATGGTTATGTGTTCGTAGGTTGTTTGGTTGCAATGTTTCTGTacgttttcttctttttaccaGAAACGATTGGTCTATCTTTGGAGGAAATCCAATTACTATATGAAGAAGGTATAAAACCATGGAAATCTGCATCTTGGGTCCCACCTTCTAGGAGAGGTATTCCTTCCGAAGAAAGTAAGACCGAGAAGAAGGattggaagaaatttttgaagttctCAAAGGGTTCTGATTGA
- the MAN2 gene encoding putative mannitol dehydrogenase (Mannitol dehydrogenase; MAN2 has a paralog, DSF1, that arose from a segmental duplication), protein MTKSDETTATSLNAKTLKSFESTLPIPTYPREGVKQGIVHLGVGAFHRSHLAVFMHRLMQEHHLKDWSICGVGLMKADALMRDAMKAQDCLYTLVERGIKDTNAYIVGSITAYMYAPDDPRAVIEKMANPDTHIVSLTVTENGYYHSEATNSLMTDAPEIINDLNHPEKPDTLYGYLYEALLLRYKRGLTPFTIMSCDNMPQNGVTVKTMLVAFAKLKKDEKFAAWIEDKVTSPNSMVDRVTPRCTDKERKYVADTWGIKDQCPVVAEPFIQWVLEDNFSDGRPPWELVGVQVVKDVDSYELMKLRLLNGGHSAMGYLGYLAGYTYIHEVVNDPTINKYIRVLMREEVIPLLPKVPGVDFEEYTASVLERFSNPAIQDTVARICLMGSGKMPKYVLPSIYEQLRKPDGKYKLLAVCVAGWFRYLTGVDMNGKPFEIEDPMAPTLKAAAVKGGKDPHELLNIEVLFSPEIRDNKEFVAQLTHSLETVYDKGPIAAIKEILDQV, encoded by the coding sequence atgacaAAATCAGACGAAACAACAGCTACCAGCTTGAATGCCAAAACTCTAAAGAGTTTTGAATCCACTCTTCCAATACCAACTTATCCAAGAGAAGGTGTTAAACAAGGTATTGTTCATCTGGGAGTCGGTGCATTCCACCGTTCCCATTTAGCTGTTTTCATGCACCGTCTGATGCAGGAGCACCACTTAAAGGATTGGTCCATATGTGGTGTTGGTTTAATGAAAGCAGATGCACTTATGCGCGATGCCATGAAGGCCCAAGATTGCCTATACACCCTTGTGGAGCGTGGTATCAAGGACACTAACGCTTATATCGTCGGTTCTATTACTGCTTACATGTACGCTCCCGATGATCCAAGAGctgttattgaaaagatgGCCAATCCAGACACACACATTGTTTCTTTGACGGTCACAGAAAACGGTTACTACCACAGTGAAGCAACAAACTCCTTAATGACAGATGCTCCCGAGATTATCAATGATTTGAACCACCCAGAAAAGCCAGATACTCTGTATGGGTATCTATATGAGGCCCTGTTGTTGCGTTACAAGAGAGGTCTTACCCCATTCACTATTATGTCATGTGACAACATGCCCCAAAATGGTGTCACAGTAAAGACCATGCTTGTTGCATTTGCCAAGTTAAAGAAGGATGAGAAATTCGCCGCCTGGATTGAAGACAAGGTTACTTCTCCTAACAGCATGGTGGACCGTGTGACCCCACGTTGTACCGATAAAGAGCGTAAATACGTTGCTGACACCTGGGGAATCAAGGATCAATGTCCCGTTGTCGCAGAACCTTTCATCCAATGGGTTCTTGAAGACAACTTCTCCGATGGCCGTCCTCCATGGGAACTTGTTGGTGTTCAGGTCGTCAAGGATGTCGATTCCTACGAATTGATGAAGTTGCGTCTACTTAACGGTGGACATTCTGCTATGGGATATTTGGGATACTTGGCAGGCTACACCTATATACATGAGGTTGTCAACGACCCAACTATCAACAAGTATATCCGTGTTTTGATGCGTGAGGAAGTTATCCCATTATTGCCTAAAGTGCCAGGTGTTGATTTCGAAGAGTACACTGCATCAGTGTTGGAAAGATTCTCCAATCCAGCTATTCAGGACACTGTCGCACGTATTTGTTTGATGGGCTCTGGTAAGATGCCTAAGTATGTTTTGCCATCAATTTACGAGCAATTGCGTAAACCAGATGGTAAGTACAAGTTATTGGCAGTATGTGTTGCTGGCTGGTTCCGTTACCTGACTGGTGTAGACATGAATGGGAAGCCATTCGAAATCGAGGATCCTATGGCACCAACCTTGAAGGCAGCCGCAGTTAAGGGTGGTAAAGATCCTCACGAACTGCTCAACATTGAGGTGCTTTTCAGTCCTGAGATTCGTGACAACAAAGAATTCGTTGCACAGTTGACCCACTCCCTAGAAACAGTTTATGATAAAGGGCCAATTGCCGCTATTAAGGAAATTTTAGACCAAGTGTGA
- the AIF1 gene encoding Aif1p (Mitochondrial cell death effector; translocates to the nucleus in response to apoptotic stimuli; triggers apoptosis in cells lacking HXK2; homolog of mammalian Apoptosis-Inducing Factor, putative reductase) — protein MTINTKNIVVVGAGVFGVSVANHLYRELGGTYAIKLVTASNYVYFLPSAVRLTVSKDYTKSILPLKNVLDSGIEVIKDTAASFDDKEVVLGSDRAIKFDILVLATGSKWADPIGSTYTFGDNYKEYFEREASRISDADHILFLGGGFVNCELAGELLFKYLEEIRSGKKRISIIHNSDKLLPDSGLYNDTLRKNVTDYLSKNGITLYLNTVGASLDTSPKRIFLGEGSSKYIDADLIYRGVGISPNVPVNSISDLCDKKGFIQVEKNFRVKAVEAGNVFAIGDVTNFRYHGLVKRDNWVDVLTRNVISSLQEGTEASLVDADCLETGHAPSGVSLGPNAGFGQFPLPLLGTINIPSFLISRAKSKNLFSDKMEPLFKK, from the coding sequence ATGACAATTAACACAAAGAACAtagttgttgttggtgCTGGTGTGTTTGGTGTGTCTGTGGCAAATCACTTGTACAGGGAACTGGGTGGGACATACGCAATAAAGCTCGTCACAGCATCTAATTATGTGTATTTTCTACCCTCAGCTGTCCGTTTGACGGTTTCAAAGGATTATACCAAGTCGATCCTGCCGTTAAAAAATGTTCTTGATAGTGGTATTGAAGTTATCAAAGATACGGCTGCCAGCTTTGATGATAAGGAGGTAGTTTTGGGGTCAGACAGGGCCATAAAGTTTGATATCTTGGTTCTTGCAACTGGCTCAAAGTGGGCTGATCCAATTGGTTCAACTTATACCTTCGGGGATAACTATAAAGAGTATTTTGAAAGAGAGGCTTCTCGAATCTCAGATGCAGATCACatactttttcttggcGGTGGCTTTGTTAATTGTGAACTAGCTGGTGAATTGTTATTCAAGTATTTGGAGGAGATCAGGTCTGGCAAAAAGCGTATTTCCATTATTCATAATTCCGATAAGCTACTGCCGGACTCTGGGTTATACAACGATACCCTAAGAAAAAATGTGACAGACTATCTctcaaaaaatggtattaCGTTGTACTTGAACACAGTAGGGGCTTCTTTAGACACCTCGCCGAAACGTATTTTTCTAGGTGAGGGCTCATCTAAATATATAGATGCTGATTTGATTTACAGAGGCGTTGGTATTTCTCCAAATGTGCCGGTCAACAGTATTTCAGACCTTTGTGACAAGAAAGGGTTCATtcaagttgaaaaaaacttcaGGGTAAAAGCTGTTGAGGCAGGAAACGTTTTTGCCATTGGTGATGTAACGAATTTTAGATATCACGGATTGGTTAAAAGAGATAATTGGGTTGATGTTTTGACCCGAAATGTTATAAGTTCTTTACAAGAAGGAACAGAGGCTAGTCTCGTTGATGCAGATTGTCTTGAGACAGGACATGCCCCAAGTGGTGTCTCCCTTGGGCCAAATGCAGGGTTTGGCCAATTTCCACTACCGTTACTTGGGACGATTAATATTCCATcgtttttaatttctaGAGCAAAGTCGAAGAATCTTTTCTCCGACAAAATGGAAcctttattcaaaaaatag